The Thalassotalea sediminis genome includes the window TGGCATTGTTAAGTTAATCGTGCCCTCCAATCTTGCGTCTTGCCCGAGTAATATCCGGGCAGCTTGATGTGTTTTATCTTGTAATTGCTGAACAATTTCAAATATAGATGCGCCAGCTTCTGTGAGTTGATAGCCATATTGGGTACGTTCAAATAGCCTAACACCATGTGCAGCTTCCATTGCTTGTATTCTTCTCGATACAGTTGAGTGGTTTACCCCCAGCGAAATAGCCGCTTGTGAATAACTTCCAGTTTCAGCAACGGCTCCAAAATATCTAAAGTCATCCCAGTTGTGCATATTTGCAAATCCAATGTGTGTTTATTGTGAATTTATCAGTAGTCTGATGTTTTGTAAACTACGCCTATTACTGAGATAGGAGTTAAACAAGTGGATCATATCAGTGCTATTAGACAACAAATTGACAAGTACTTTGACGGGTTATATCACGCAGATGTCTCGTTATTAATGCAGGTGTTTCACCCAAATGCTCGCTATACCAGTACTACCGACGGTGAGTTAATTCATTTATCAATGCCTGCCTATTTCGAGAATGTAGAAAATCGGCAAGCTCCTTCAAGTAAAGGGCAAGTAAGGCAAGACCGCGTACTCACTATTGATGTTATTGGCAATTATACCGCTTTAGCCAAGGTTCAATGTGTTATTGCACCGAAGTATTTCACTGATTTTTTAAGCTTTATTTACCTTGATAATAAATGGCAGATCATTAGCAAGGTATTCCACTATCAACTAACACCATTTAAATAATGTTGCACAACTGAGGAAAAACAATGCCTTATGTAAAAATACAAGTTACCGATGAAGGGGTAACAAGCTCACAAAAACAACGCTTGATTGCACAAACTACTGAGATGTTATCAGACGTATTGAATAAAGATCCCGCAACTACATTTGTTGTCATTGAAGAAGTACCACTAGAAAATTGGGGGATTTCAGGTTTGCCAGTACATGAACTTCGCCGCAAACAACAACGTTAATTTTACGCTAATAGGAAAGAACTATGTATAAACTCGTAACTTTACCTGGAACCTGTTCAACAGGTATTCATGTTTTATTAAATATCTTGG containing:
- a CDS encoding nuclear transport factor 2 family protein gives rise to the protein MDHISAIRQQIDKYFDGLYHADVSLLMQVFHPNARYTSTTDGELIHLSMPAYFENVENRQAPSSKGQVRQDRVLTIDVIGNYTALAKVQCVIAPKYFTDFLSFIYLDNKWQIISKVFHYQLTPFK
- a CDS encoding tautomerase family protein, encoding MPYVKIQVTDEGVTSSQKQRLIAQTTEMLSDVLNKDPATTFVVIEEVPLENWGISGLPVHELRRKQQR